In the Pseudonocardia cypriaca genome, one interval contains:
- a CDS encoding helix-turn-helix domain-containing protein, which yields MSVDLNATLQSVGPRLRALRRRSGTTLAELSATTGIRVSTLSRLETGARRPNLEQVLALAAAYRVSTDELIGGPPTGDPRVHMRPVTRDGKTLIPLTRRPGGIQAYKLILPGVDEPVPAPEQRSHEGFEWLYVLNGRLRLVLGDQDIVLVPGEAAEFDTQVPHWFGAADPVPTEMLALFGLQGERAHLRARTRRP from the coding sequence GTGTCCGTCGATCTGAACGCAACCCTGCAATCCGTCGGGCCCCGGCTACGGGCGCTGCGCCGCAGGAGCGGTACGACGCTGGCCGAGCTGTCGGCGACGACGGGCATCCGGGTCAGCACGCTGTCCCGGCTGGAGACCGGGGCGCGCAGGCCCAACCTGGAGCAGGTACTCGCGCTCGCCGCGGCCTACCGCGTGAGCACCGACGAGCTCATCGGCGGCCCGCCGACCGGTGACCCGCGGGTCCACATGCGCCCGGTGACACGGGACGGGAAGACCCTCATCCCCCTGACCCGGCGGCCGGGCGGCATCCAGGCCTACAAGCTGATCCTGCCCGGCGTCGACGAGCCGGTGCCGGCCCCCGAACAGCGCAGCCACGAGGGTTTCGAGTGGCTCTACGTCCTCAACGGGCGGCTCCGGCTCGTCCTCGGCGACCAGGACATCGTCCTCGTCCCGGGCGAGGCCGCGGAGTTCGACACCCAGGTCCCGCACTGGTTCGGCGCCGCCGACCCCGTGCCGACCGAGATGCTCGCCCTCTTCGGTCTCCAGGGCGAGCGGGCCCACCTCCGCGCCCGCACCCGGCGTCCCTGA